The window GCCGAGCACCGGCccgggcagggcaggcagggcagagccCCCGAAAACCCCAAGGGCACCCGTGGAAGGGATATTCTGCTCCCCGCCGGCTGGAGAGCCGGCCGTGCGGCCGCTCTCTGCACCCTCAGGGCCTGGCCCTCTCGGGGGCTGCGGCCCTACCTGCCCGAAGCCTGCCTCGCCGCCGGGGCTGGACAGGCCGCCAGAGAGGTGCTACCGCACGTTGCGGCAGAGCTCCTGAGGACGCGAACGGGCATCCCGGTGGCGGGATTAAACAGCGCCCTGCCCTATGCGCCGGCTGGGCAAGTTGAACTCACCGGAAACCCCCCCAGCAATCCAGTCCCAAACTCTCCCGAAGCCTCAACCCCAaatcaacaataaaaaaagtaaagccCTCAAAATAACAACACAAAAATCCAAAACCGAGAAAAAAATAAACCGAACAAAAACCAGAACCCAAACCAGCTCTGTCAAATAGTTTCACTCtacgtaaaaaaaaaaaaaataaaaaatttaaaatttgcACGAAGCTCACGTCTAAATTTCAAAGGTAGAAAGCAATTATTCGGCAAAAACATTGAAGTAAAGGGAAAGATGCTGTTAATTAATCACATCGCGACGTATCAAAAAGAGAGAATTAAGCCCTGgcgttttttttgtttttttttttctttttttttttttttttttgtggggaggGGTAAGACACgggggttggtttgggggtttttgtttgttttttttttgacgTTTATACTAGTCCTTTTCTAGAAATAGCGGTTTGGTTCAGATTATTCTCAGACGCGGTTTTAAATCCTGGAACATCTAGGAAAGGAAGGATAAAGTGCGAGTAAGCACTAGCGAGGATATTCTTTGTTGAGGAAAAATAACGTGTTCCTCGTAAAAGTACCCTAATggcttattttcatttcatgcgTACAATTTCCTACCTTCTTTGATGGAAGGTTGATGGGGTAAATAGTCTAATCTTATTCAGTTCACCTCCTGTGGATTCCCAGTGACAGTCGTGACAGACGAAGTATTCTGCAAATCACAAGAGCCAGCTACCAAGAGAGTCAAGAGTCTTAATAGGAAGAGTTTTGGGGACGTAAAACTGCTCCATTTTAAATTCACGGAACATCAAAAATATAAACTTCTTATCATTGCAACTCTACGGGcgcttctttttttctttcttttttttcctttatttttttttccctaaggaaaggaaaaattattccTCCAGAAGAAACGAAAAAGGCAGGGGGATGTATCAGAAATGAATCGGAACACCTACCAGACCCGGAGATTTTGAATGCCACTGGTCTTTAACATTTCCACCTCTTGCCTcgtttaaaaataaaaagtgataCTTGTTTGGATCTGAAtctgttaaataattttaaaaaatgagggaagaaaagaaaagaaaaaaggaaaaaaaaaatccgaTGTACAACATTCATGCGTCCTGGTTCCGTCAGGTGATCTAGCAAAattgggaaaaggaaaatagttCGTTTACTCAGTGAAGAGGTTGTTGCTTCACTGCATAAAGCTTAATTCAGAGGAACGCACACTTCACAGTGCCCTTTCAGTTCTCAGAGCCGGGGGAACGCAAGattcaaacccagctacagaaacacttggggggggggggggggtggaggtgGGGGGAGGGTGCATGGTTGtattgcagtttatttttttttttatttaaagtgctGCTTAACCAATTCGAAGCATAAATAATGATTCTGAGATTCAGACAGAGGAAATCGCACCCACTAATGTGAACTAACACGAGCAAAGTAGGTGCATAATAGACAAAGCTAGGAGCTGCTAACCACTTCTGCACAATGGCATTAATAAGATTAACCTGGGCAATTAGCCGGTGCAGCAGAGATCAAGCCTAAATCTGGGGCCTTTCAAAAAAGCCCATTAATGGAAAGGATTACgttaatttcattaattctcAATACACAGTGCCGGGCTCCTTTCACTCCTTTGTGTAACCCCCACCCCTTCCCCCcagaaaagggggagaaaaaaaacccctcaaatctggttttgtttgtcatCTGCATATTAGCAGGAACTAAATCCAGGATGACGTCGCCTGGGtataaaaaagggaagaggtTCAGATGGATTATACTCCGAGCAGCCCTCTGGGTTGAGATCAGTAAACAGGCGAGAACTGAGGGGGGAAAGTTCCAGGGGTGGATCCTGCGCAtaggcacacacacacgcacacgcGCGCACAGACACACACGCACACTCTGCCCGCAGGCTGCCCTCGCAAAAagctcctctcttctctctccgATCCCTTCTTCAGATTTCTCCGAAAAGTTTCGATTTCGTGTTTCTCCagcctccccacacacacactccccagCCACCTACCCCCTGTCCCCCCGCCCCAGCCGgtcccctgccctgccccgcACGCCTTGGGGCATGCCTGTGAGCATGTTCAGCATCGACAACATCCTGGCGGCCAGACCCCGCTGCAAGGACTCGGTGTTGCTGCCCCCGAGCGCTGCTCCCGTCGTCTTCCCCGGCCTCCACGGGGATTCGCTCTACGGCAGCGCCTCCGACTACAGCGGATTTTACACCCGGGCGGTGGCACCGGCCTCCGCGCTGCCGCCGGCGGTCACCGGATCTCGGCTCGGCTACAACAACTACTACTACGGGCAGCTGCATGTGCCGGCGTCACCCGTGGGCCCTTCGTGTTGCGGGGCCGTACAGCCCTTGGGAGCGCAGCAGTGCTCCTGCGTGCCCCCCGCAGGTAAGGCGGCCCCGCGTACTGGTGCTCTTTGTCCAGCAGCCGCGGGGCAGCGGCGGAAGCCGGGAACCGCCGGgagggttgttttgggttttttttcggGAATGAGGGtaggggaagcagcagcaacgATCTCATGCAAAGCGTGTCGTCGTCTTGTCTGTCTGTCCGTAGGTTACGAGGGCACTGGGTCAGTCCTGATGTCCCCTGTTCCCCATCAGATGTTGCCCTACATGAACGTGGGCACGTTGTCCCGGACGGAGCTGCAGTTACTGAACCAGCTGCACTGCAGGAGAAAAAGGCGACATCGGACGATATTCACTGACGAGCAGCTGGAAGCGCTGGAAAACCTCTTTCAGGAAACGAAATACCCAGACGTGGGCACCAGGGAACAGCTGGCCAGAAGGGTGCActtaagagaggaaaaagtggAGGTATTTTGCTTTCGTTTCCTCTTTTCTACCCTCTCCCTCTCGCATTTAATCGTTCTCGGACTGGGATACCTTGGTACACCTCTAGCCCGGCTCCTCCGGCCGCGGCGAGCTCCGGGAGACAGAGCAACAGGTTTGcatggggagagggaaagattattactactactactactactattattattattattattattaatattaatttccaAGCGCCTTTCTGGGGAGGCTGGACGAGCCCCTCACACGGCTGGCAGCAAATGTCGAGAAGCGGCCGTGGCTCCTGAGCGGGTTCAGCGTTTCCCACCGAGCTGCAGCGGtagttttctctcctttccccgCCGGCCGAGCGCAGCCGCTGCCGTACGGTGGCTCCGCCGCGGCTGCACTACTGCTCCTTGCGAAGCAGGACTCCGACGGGACATGGGCGGTCTGCGGGTTTGCATGCTTTCATTACTTTCCCTAATAGTTTGATTTCTTAACGTAACAGGTTTGGTTCAAAAACCGCCGGGCAAAGTGGAGGAGGCAAAAACGATCATCTTCGGAGGAGTCAGAAAACGCACAAAAATGGAATAAAGCGTCTAAAACTTCTCCGGAGAAGAGACAAGAGGACGGGAAAAGTGACTTGGACTCCGACAGCTGATACCTCGCTGGGGGGGGACATTTCTCGTGGACTGTCGGATACGCTCCAGAGGATGCTACTAATCTTGCACAAGCTCTGCCTTGttggaggggaaaaatatcTGTATATAATGTACAATGCCCCGAGTTGATTTTGtgtaaataaaatgtgttgCGGAGG of the Melopsittacus undulatus isolate bMelUnd1 chromosome 4, bMelUnd1.mat.Z, whole genome shotgun sequence genome contains:
- the GSC gene encoding homeobox protein goosecoid yields the protein MPVSMFSIDNILAARPRCKDSVLLPPSAAPVVFPGLHGDSLYGSASDYSGFYTRAVAPASALPPAVTGSRLGYNNYYYGQLHVPASPVGPSCCGAVQPLGAQQCSCVPPAGYEGTGSVLMSPVPHQMLPYMNVGTLSRTELQLLNQLHCRRKRRHRTIFTDEQLEALENLFQETKYPDVGTREQLARRVHLREEKVEVWFKNRRAKWRRQKRSSSEESENAQKWNKASKTSPEKRQEDGKSDLDSDS